A region of Toxorhynchites rutilus septentrionalis strain SRP chromosome 1, ASM2978413v1, whole genome shotgun sequence DNA encodes the following proteins:
- the LOC129774535 gene encoding uncharacterized protein K02A2.6-like produces the protein MDSVYVWRSADFTRIKSSKYLGHIVSAKGIQIDPAKIAAISEMPAPTDVPTLRSFLGAVNFYGKFVREMHQLRHPFDSLLKKDTKFDWSKECQHAFQNIKKVLHSGLLLTHYNPEQEIIVAGDASKTGIGAVILHRFPNGIIKAVSHASRSLTVAEQNYSQIEKEALALVFPCTKFHRLLWGRRFTFQTDHQPLLRIFGSKKGIPVHTANRLQRWALTLLGYDFNIEYVSTRDFGYADVLSRLISNHPKPDEEAVIAMVRVEDDVSSCFHDSIQDLPVTHESLKFATKKDTVLQKAISYAQGSWPSRCDGIEVFWPTIDEDITNYVRRCPSCANAAKSPPHAQPQPWPRAEGPWQRLHIDFAGPVDGEYYLVVVDSFSKWPEILQTRYPTISTTTTFLRECFARFGIPTVIVSSNGSQFTSAEFRDFCEEFGIVHFRTAPYHPQYQTGKRFVDTLKRSLKKIVDGGERSSLTALQTFLYVYRSSPSAVLSGQSPAEVILGRKMRTTSDLLRPSPKPEFHPQHQPVKRSFLAGARVYSKVYSANEKWKWMPGVVLEAIGNVNYNILLDCQVGRRKVLRSHIDQLRTGMEEVAPAPAPLPILIDDFGLTPAEPTPQLDRTQCSIQNDQPTPNEVLNLDQPTSDEEHVESAEVLDHQDTL, from the coding sequence ATGGATTCCGTCTACGTGTGGAGAAGTGCCGATTTCACCAGGATCAAATCAAGTAAGTACCTTGGACATATCGTTTCAGCTAAAGGTATCCAAATCGATCCAGCCAAGATTGCAGCCATTTCGGAAATGCCCGCACCAACCGACGTTCCCACCTTGCGCTCGTTCTTGGGTGCAGTCAACTTTTACGGCAAATTCGTCCGCGAGATGCACCAACTACGCCATCCGTTCGACAGCCTTCTGAAAAAGGACACGAAGTTCGATTGGAGTAAGGAGTGTCAGCACGCTTTCCAAAACATCAAAAAAGTGCTACACTCTGGTCTGTTGCTCACCCACTACAATCCAGAGCAAGAGATTATCGTGGCAGGAGATGCGTCAAAAACTGGCATTGGTGCAGTTATTCTTCATCGTTTTCCGAACGGCATCATCAAGGCTGTGTCACATGCATCGAGATCGCTGACTGTAGCAGAGCAGAACTATAGCCAAATCGAAAAAGAAGCGTTGGCATTGGTTTTTCCTTGCACGAAGTTCCATCGTTTGCTGTGGGGTCGCCGGTTCACGTTTCAAACGGACCATCAACCATTGCTGAGAATTTTCGGATCCAAAAAGGGCATTCCTGTACATACCGCAAATCGGCTCCAACGATGGGCCCTGACACTTTTGGGATACGATTTCAACATCGAATACGTATCAACTCGAGATTTCGGTTACGCTGACGTACTTTCCCGGCTTATCAGCAACCATCCGAAACCCGACGAAGAAGCAGTCATCGCTATGGTTCGAGTCGAAGATGACGTTAGTTCCTGTTTCCATGACTCTATTCAAGATCTTCCAGTCACCCACGAGAGCCTGAAATTCGCCACTAAGAAGGATACCGTGCTCCAGAAGGCAATTTCCTACGCACAAGGTTCCTGGCCATCACGGTGCGACGGTATCGAAGTTTTCTGGCCGACAATAGATGAAGACATCACCAACTACGTTCGTAGATGCCCAAGCTGTGCGAATGCTGCAAAATCTCCACCACATGCTCAACCACAACCGTGGCCCCGAGCTGAAGGACCCTGGCAACGACTCCACATCGATTTCGCTGGACCTGTGGATGGAGAATATTATTTAGTTGTGGTGGATTCTTTCTCAAAGTGGCCGGAAATACTGCAAACTCGTTACCCGACTATTTCCACAACGACCACATTTCTTCGAGAATGCTTCGCAAGATTTGGAATTCCTACAGTCATTGTGTCGAGCAATGGAAGCCAGTTCACTAGTGCTGAATTCCGTGATTTCTGCGAAGAATTTGGGATCGTCCATTTCCGTACAGCTCCGTATCATCCACAATATCAAACGGGCAAGCGGTTTGTGGACACCTTGAAGagatcgctgaagaaaattgtcGACGGAGGAGAGAGGTCAAGCCTTACTGCGCTTCAAACGTTCCTGTACGTCTACAGATCCAGTCCATCAGCGGTTCTGAGTGGACAATCTCCAGCCGAGGTAATCCTTGGACGCAAGATGAGGACAACTTCGGACCTGTTACGACCGTCACCCAAACCAGAATTTCACCCACAACATCAACCAGTCAAGCGAAGTTTCCTAGCTGGTGCTCGAGTTTATTCCAAAGTCTACTCTGCAAACGAGAAGTGGAAGTGGATGCCCGGTGTTGTGCTCGAAGCTATTGGCAACGTCAACTACAACATATTATTGGACTGCCAAGTTGGTCGACGCAAAGTGCTACGTTCGCACATTGATCAACTCCGAACGGGAATGGAAGAAGTTGCtcctgcaccagcaccattaccCATCTTGATTGACGATTTTGGACTTACTCCAGCTGAACCAACACCTCAGCTGGACAGAACCCAATGTTCGATCCAGAACGATCAACCAACACCTAATGAAGTACTGAACTTGGATCAACCAACATCCGATGAGGAGCACGTTGAGTCAGCCGAGGTTCTTGATCATCAAGATACGTTGTAG